Sequence from the Bacillus mesophilus genome:
GACGTGAACTTACTCGTTGGACATTGACTAGATATGATGATGCCGTGTTTGTTCTAAAGGACTCTAGGTTTGTCAAAGAGTTGAAGAATGTTTTTCCGGATGCACCTCCCCCGCCTATACCTTCTGGCATGGAGGCTCTAGTCTCATCTCAGCGCAATCAAATGCTATTTCGAGACCCACCTGACCATACCCGCTTGCGTAGGCTCGTTACCCAAGCATTTACCCCTCGTATTGTTGAACAACTGAATCCTAGAATAAAAGAGATTGCGGTTGATCTATTATCGGATATTAAAGTAGGATCTGAGTTTGATGTGGTTTCGGCTTTCGCATTTCCGTTACCGGTTATCGTTATAGCTGAAATGCTCGGTGTTCCTCATGAAGACCGTGACAAAATTAAGAGTTGGTCACAGTCCTTTATTAAGACGATCGATTATAAACCATCGATGGAAGCATATTTTCAAGGAAATCAAGCAACCATTGAATTCCGAGATTATTTTCGGGATATTATTCGGGAAAGGGCGAAACAACCGAAAACGGATCTAATCAGTGGCCTTATCCAAGCTCGTGACGAGGGCGGGAAACTGAGTGAGGATGAATTACTAGATATGTGCATTCTGCTACTCGTTGCGGGGCATGAGACGACTGTGAATTTGATTGCTAATACCATTTATTTGCTGAACAAATATCCGAATCAGCAGGAGCTATTACGTAATCAACCAGAGCTTATGCCAAATGCGATTGAAGAAGTGTTACGCTTTGAACCCCCAGTTCAGGTTATGGGACGTCAAGTGGCAGAAGAATTAACGTTACGTGGAAAAACACTTCACCGCGGTGACTTTGTGAACATATGGATTTCATCTGCTAACAGAGATGAAAATCAATTTGAAAATCCTGATGTATTTAATATTACACGGAAGGATAATCGACATCTGGCATTCGGTCAAGGTCATCATTTTTGTTTAGGAGCACCTCTTGCCCGTAAAGAAGGCGAAATTTCTATTGCGACATTCCTAGAATGTTTCCCACATATGGAATTGGGGACTGACCATCTAGAATGGACGCTTTCCCCATTGATGCGTTCTTTGAAGAGCTTACCAGTTAGAGTTTAAGGGTCCATCATATGAGTAGTGTGAATTCATATTCAGGCAAATGAATCTCTAGATGTAAGGCTAGACGATTTCTTTAAAATGATAATTGCCGCTACAAGAGTTATTTTGTTAGTAGATTACTAGACTATAGAAAAAACGGTAAGAGTTTAGTCTTCTAAACTCTTACCGTTTTTGGTTTGCGTATTTTGAAAAATTGGGACAAGGTACCTGTCCCTATGTCCCAATTTCTCTATTCTTGATGTTGTGTAGGGTAGCGAGGATACATAGAAATCCTGCTATAATCATGACTAGGCATGCGACTATTGGGTATAGGACGGGATATCCGAATAGGTCGATGGCTTTGAAGTCGGTGAATAGGATTTGCACTCTTACTGTAGAGATGTATGAGAATGTTAAGAGTGTTTGTAGGCTTTCTGCCATTCCTAAGAGTTCTGGTGCTATATAGATAGAAGCACTGATAAAGAAAGTGATTAGTGCGTTATGACATAGGGATGAGATCCACACAATTAATAGAGCGAATGAGCATCCTGCTAGAAGGTGAATACCCAACTGAATGAAGTGATATTCTAGCATGGTGAACGCGTACGGTGACTCTGCATATGCTGGGTTTAGATAGAGTGTGTAGAATTGAATCGGCATTCCCCATCCTTCGTTTCCGTGAAGAATGAAATTAAGGACCAGGTTAAACGCTTCCCAACTCAACACGACTAAACATGTATAAATGAGTGCTGCAACTATTTTTGCTTTAGCTAATGGCTTTCGTCCTTTTTTTGAGCTAAATAAATAGTGGTCCATTTTCGAACTATATTCCTTAGAATAGATGGGTGAGAGTCCAAGGATTAACATGACTCCTAACACTAGGAACGCGCCAAATTCCACAAAGGCTACGGTTTGTGTTGGTCCTGTTTGATGTGAAAACTGATTCATAGAGATTTCTTCTCTCATGGCCATTTCCATTTCAGCCGCAGCTGTGATTTCTTTACGTAATTCCTGTATTCTTTGTTCATTGCCCTCCATTACTACCTCTGATAGGACAAGCTTTTGATACATCCAGAGCTGCATCGTCTCTTGGTCTGTTAAAGCATCCTTCTCATCGTCAACTTGTTGCTTCTCCTTCTCGATTAGGCTAGCATACTCTATCTTAGCCTCTTGAATATCTTCATCTGTAATGGATCCTTCCCAGTCTTGATACATGTCTTTTTCCACTGCTGAGGAGTAAGGGTAGGCAAGCGATAAATAAGACATTCCCAACATGAAGATGAATGTAATCCAAATACTTTTTTGCTTAAAAATTTTATATAACTCAAATTTAAGTAATTCCATTACAGTTGCTCCTCATCAAAATAATACAAATATAAGTCCTCTAGATTTGGCACTTCCTTCTTTGCTTCTTCATTGGGTTTTGTATCACTTAACATACGCAACTGAACTCTATTTTCAACACGATTGATATTCCCAACTTTAAAATGTTCTTGGTAGTGAGGGATTTCTTCTTCGTTGACGATTACAGACCAAACCTTGTCTTCAATACCTTTTAGCAGTGTTTGTGGGGCTTCCTGCGAAATTACTTTCCCTTGCTTTAACACTAATATTTCTTTTGCAATGAACTCTATATCAGAAACAATATGAGTGGAGAGTAATACAATCCTGTCCTTTGATATAGTAGATAACAAATTTCGAAAACGAATTCTTTCCTTTGGATCCAGTCCCGCTGTTGGCTCATCAACAATAAGAATTTTTGGATCATTAAGCAAGGCTTGCGCGATGCCAACTCGTCGCTTCATCCCTCCAGAAAATTTCCCCACCTTCTTTTTCCGCTCTTCGAAAAGTCCTACCAAGGTTAAAACTTCCTCTACCTTTTCGTTTGTCTTCTCTTTGCTTAACCCTTTTAATGCAGCAATATATTGTAAAAGCTTCTCTGCCGTAAAATTTTCATAAAGCCCAACATGCTGTGGCAGATAGCCAATTAACTCCCGGTACTGATGATCCATTTTCACGATATCTTTTCCGTCTAAATAGACTGCTCCTGAACTTGGCTTCATCACGCTAGCAAGAATACGCATTAACGTTGTTTTACCTGATCCGTTTGAGCCGAGAATACCGTATACGCCTGTGGTCAGCTCTAACGTCACTTCATCTAGTGCAAGTTTATTTCCAAACCTTTTAGATACAGCATCAATGGTTAAATTCATACGACATCCCCCTTTTAAACATATTTCTCATTTGAATCACAATTGTACCTGTAGCAAGGACCGTTACCACGATATAAAAAAGGGTTGGGACTCTGTCTACGATAAATACGTGGCTAAACAGACTTCCCATTGTCATCCAGATTACAATTCCAATCGTAACGGTATACATCTGCCTGAAACGAGTCACCAGGGCCAAGGCAATTGAGGTAATCACGGTAAACGGAGTAACCCAATATAGCATTAATTCCCAAGCCAGAATGTCATAATGATTCCATTGAGAAATAATTAAAGTCAACATGTTGTTAATCAATAGATTAAAGGCACCGATGGCAACCATCCTTGACAAGATCACTTCCTGCAAATTGAATTTGAAAGACATTTCCAACTCAGCCATGCCAGCGTTTCGACTTTTAATCACTTCTATCAATCCGGTTAAAGTTGGAATTGGAGCAAGCAGAAAGATGACCGTGGCAGGGTTTACCTTTGTTAAAATCACTGCAGAAATAGCAATCATCATGAACAATACGTTAGCGATCCAAAAGAACGGACTCATATAATACACTTCTGTTAAGGCATGTTTCGTAATGGAAGTAGAACGAGCCGCAAATACTTCCCATCTATTCACTT
This genomic interval carries:
- a CDS encoding cytochrome P450, producing MIGPFNPLSAEFQEDRYEVLKKYREQEPVHGSPEKVLSGRELTRWTLTRYDDAVFVLKDSRFVKELKNVFPDAPPPPIPSGMEALVSSQRNQMLFRDPPDHTRLRRLVTQAFTPRIVEQLNPRIKEIAVDLLSDIKVGSEFDVVSAFAFPLPVIVIAEMLGVPHEDRDKIKSWSQSFIKTIDYKPSMEAYFQGNQATIEFRDYFRDIIRERAKQPKTDLISGLIQARDEGGKLSEDELLDMCILLLVAGHETTVNLIANTIYLLNKYPNQQELLRNQPELMPNAIEEVLRFEPPVQVMGRQVAEELTLRGKTLHRGDFVNIWISSANRDENQFENPDVFNITRKDNRHLAFGQGHHFCLGAPLARKEGEISIATFLECFPHMELGTDHLEWTLSPLMRSLKSLPVRV
- a CDS encoding ABC transporter ATP-binding protein, whose amino-acid sequence is MNLTIDAVSKRFGNKLALDEVTLELTTGVYGILGSNGSGKTTLMRILASVMKPSSGAVYLDGKDIVKMDHQYRELIGYLPQHVGLYENFTAEKLLQYIAALKGLSKEKTNEKVEEVLTLVGLFEERKKKVGKFSGGMKRRVGIAQALLNDPKILIVDEPTAGLDPKERIRFRNLLSTISKDRIVLLSTHIVSDIEFIAKEILVLKQGKVISQEAPQTLLKGIEDKVWSVIVNEEEIPHYQEHFKVGNINRVENRVQLRMLSDTKPNEEAKKEVPNLEDLYLYYFDEEQL